One Brevibacillus choshinensis genomic window carries:
- a CDS encoding DNA polymerase III subunit alpha, translated as MTSFVHLHVHTEYSLLDGAARIEPLVARAKELGMHALAITDHANLYGAIPFYKACREAGIKPIIGMEVYVIDGNLQDRVRNAPAPSHLVLLAENEQGYRNLLKLATIAQTEGNYILPRLNKEALVRHSAGLIALSACREGEVARLLLTGDMAGAKEAALWYRRTYGENNYYLELQDHGLEIERRLNARLVRLSEETGIPLVVTNNVHYIHQSEHATHDILLAIGEGKTVGEDNRFRYESDQYYLKSGEELAPSFAFAPQALANTAAIAERCQVTLSFGEHILPQFPLPPGQDSTAFLRELCVQGCIERYRELTPQIRERLDHELGIITRTGFTDYFLIVWDFMRYAHQHGIPTGPGRGSAAGSLVAYALKITNVDPLRFQLLFERFLNPERVTMPDIDIDFSVERRDEVIHYVAKKYGHDRVAQIITFGTMAARAAVRDVGRALGLSLGLIDRVAKMIPQSPGMTIDRAMQINPDIGKLCAENKQAAQLIETAKGVEGLPRHASTHAAGVVISREPLTEYVPLQTGNEGLALTQYPMEILEEVGLLKMDFLGLRNLTIIQETLRNLEGQGTPIDLGAIPTDDPKTFRMLTRGETTGVFQLESSGMRNVLRDLKPSSLDDVIAVLALYRPGPMEIIPQYIAAKHGQTQVHYAHPVLEPILRETHGFMIYQEQIMQISSTLAGFSLGEADILRRAVGKKKRELLAEQREKFVAGCIKQGYGEELGNEIYDLIVRFADYGFNKAHSVAYAVIAYQMAYLKANHPLAFMAALLSLSIGSQTRIAEYTEEARRLQLKVLSPDVNRSEAHFTVEQDAIRFGLAAVKNVGYGAIESIVRERSSRPYRDVFDFCARVDGRLVNRRVVESLTLCGALDSLPGHRSQLLMLLDEAVGKANGKRIERDADQMNLFAGEDAGAPVREPKDYPEVPPFSHAQQLKEERDLLGVYISGHPLDQYAHLANRAEVSAIATLGELPRDKTVKVFGMITEERRIQTKKGDAMAFITMEDKTAQVELVVFPQVFAKHAELLTREGMVVAEARIDHQDDLVKLLASRFWAADALPKPTVETVLFVKISEAQEQDSTLQQLSHLFVEKKGTIPVILFYEGKRQTIRLPDTIRVSLDESFLEQARAIVGFDSVISKELPIMWGG; from the coding sequence ATGACCTCCTTTGTCCATTTGCATGTTCATACGGAATACAGCTTGCTTGACGGGGCAGCGCGGATTGAACCGCTGGTAGCTCGTGCCAAAGAATTGGGCATGCACGCGCTCGCGATCACGGACCACGCCAACCTGTACGGAGCGATTCCGTTCTATAAAGCGTGCCGGGAAGCTGGCATCAAGCCGATTATCGGCATGGAAGTGTATGTGATAGATGGAAACCTGCAAGACCGTGTGCGGAATGCCCCTGCTCCGAGCCATCTGGTTTTGCTTGCGGAAAACGAGCAGGGCTACCGTAATCTGTTGAAGCTGGCGACGATCGCACAGACAGAAGGGAATTACATTCTCCCTCGCTTGAACAAGGAAGCGCTCGTGCGGCACAGCGCCGGACTGATCGCCCTCAGCGCCTGTCGGGAAGGAGAGGTAGCGCGACTGCTGCTGACCGGGGATATGGCGGGGGCAAAAGAAGCGGCGCTCTGGTATCGCCGAACGTACGGAGAGAACAACTACTACCTGGAGCTTCAGGACCACGGTCTGGAAATCGAGCGCAGGCTGAATGCGCGACTTGTCCGTCTCAGTGAAGAGACCGGCATTCCGTTGGTCGTGACAAACAACGTCCATTACATCCACCAAAGCGAGCATGCCACACACGATATTTTGCTGGCCATCGGAGAAGGCAAGACCGTAGGAGAGGATAACCGCTTCCGCTACGAGTCGGACCAATATTACCTGAAGAGCGGCGAAGAGCTTGCTCCATCCTTCGCGTTTGCTCCCCAGGCACTGGCCAATACGGCAGCGATCGCGGAACGCTGCCAGGTGACATTGTCGTTTGGAGAGCATATTTTGCCACAATTTCCTTTGCCGCCGGGACAGGATTCGACTGCGTTTTTACGGGAGCTGTGCGTTCAAGGCTGCATCGAGCGCTACAGAGAGCTGACACCGCAGATCCGTGAACGTCTGGACCATGAGCTGGGCATTATCACGCGGACTGGCTTCACCGATTACTTCCTGATCGTCTGGGACTTCATGCGCTACGCCCATCAGCACGGCATCCCGACGGGGCCGGGGAGGGGATCGGCAGCAGGGAGTCTGGTTGCCTATGCGCTCAAAATTACGAATGTGGATCCGTTGCGCTTTCAACTGCTGTTTGAGCGGTTTCTCAATCCGGAGCGGGTGACGATGCCGGATATTGATATCGATTTCTCGGTGGAGCGCAGAGATGAAGTCATTCACTATGTAGCAAAAAAATACGGGCATGACCGCGTGGCGCAGATCATTACGTTCGGGACGATGGCCGCCCGGGCTGCCGTTCGGGATGTGGGGCGGGCTCTCGGCTTGTCGCTCGGGCTGATCGATCGCGTGGCAAAAATGATTCCGCAATCACCTGGAATGACGATTGACCGTGCCATGCAGATCAACCCGGACATCGGCAAGCTGTGTGCGGAAAACAAGCAGGCAGCGCAGCTGATTGAGACGGCAAAAGGAGTCGAGGGCTTGCCGCGGCACGCTTCCACCCATGCGGCAGGCGTCGTGATTTCGCGAGAGCCGCTGACGGAGTACGTGCCTCTGCAGACAGGGAACGAAGGGCTCGCGCTCACCCAATATCCCATGGAGATCTTGGAAGAAGTGGGCCTCTTGAAAATGGATTTTCTCGGCTTGCGCAATCTGACGATTATCCAGGAAACGCTGCGCAATCTGGAGGGTCAAGGCACCCCGATTGACCTGGGAGCGATTCCGACGGATGATCCCAAGACCTTCCGAATGCTCACGCGGGGGGAGACGACCGGTGTCTTTCAGCTGGAGTCCTCCGGCATGCGCAACGTACTGCGGGATCTGAAGCCGTCCAGTCTGGATGATGTCATCGCCGTCCTGGCTCTGTATCGTCCAGGTCCGATGGAGATCATTCCGCAATACATCGCTGCCAAGCACGGACAGACGCAGGTGCACTACGCCCATCCGGTTCTCGAGCCGATTTTGCGGGAGACGCACGGCTTCATGATCTATCAGGAGCAGATCATGCAGATTTCGTCCACTCTGGCTGGCTTTAGTCTGGGGGAAGCGGACATCCTGCGGCGGGCCGTGGGGAAAAAGAAACGCGAGCTTTTGGCTGAGCAGCGGGAGAAGTTCGTGGCAGGCTGCATCAAGCAAGGCTACGGCGAGGAGCTTGGCAACGAAATCTACGACCTCATCGTGCGCTTTGCCGATTACGGCTTCAACAAGGCTCACTCCGTCGCCTATGCCGTCATCGCCTACCAAATGGCGTATTTGAAAGCCAATCATCCGCTTGCGTTTATGGCGGCTCTGCTATCGCTGTCCATCGGAAGCCAGACGCGCATCGCCGAATATACGGAGGAAGCACGCCGCCTGCAGCTGAAAGTGCTGTCGCCCGATGTGAACCGCAGCGAAGCGCATTTTACCGTGGAACAGGATGCCATTCGCTTTGGCCTCGCCGCAGTTAAAAATGTGGGCTACGGTGCGATCGAGTCGATCGTGAGGGAACGCAGCAGCAGGCCGTATCGGGATGTGTTTGATTTTTGCGCGCGGGTGGATGGCAGGCTGGTAAACCGGAGAGTGGTGGAGTCGCTGACATTGTGCGGAGCTTTGGATTCGCTGCCCGGCCATCGCAGTCAGCTGCTCATGCTCCTCGATGAAGCCGTGGGCAAAGCGAACGGCAAACGGATCGAGCGCGATGCGGATCAGATGAATTTGTTCGCCGGAGAAGATGCAGGTGCACCGGTGCGTGAGCCAAAGGACTACCCGGAGGTACCGCCTTTTTCCCACGCACAGCAATTGAAGGAAGAAAGAGACCTCTTGGGTGTCTATATTTCCGGTCATCCGCTGGATCAGTACGCCCATTTGGCCAATCGGGCGGAAGTTTCCGCGATTGCCACACTCGGGGAGCTTCCTCGCGACAAGACGGTGAAGGTATTCGGCATGATTACGGAGGAGCGGCGCATCCAGACGAAAAAAGGGGATGCCATGGCGTTCATCACCATGGAAGACAAAACGGCGCAGGTAGAGCTGGTCGTTTTCCCACAGGTATTCGCCAAGCACGCAGAGCTTTTGACGCGAGAGGGCATGGTCGTGGCGGAAGCGCGGATCGATCATCAGGACGATCTCGTCAAACTGCTCGCTTCCCGTTTCTGGGCAGCGGACGCCTTGCCCAAGCCTACGGTAGAAACCGTTCTATTTGTCAAAATCTCGGAGGCGCAGGAGCAGGATTCGACGCTGCAGCAGCTTTCGCACTTGTTTGTCGAAAAAAAAGGAACAATTCCTGTGATACTGTTCTACGAGGGAAAAAGACAGACAATTCGCTTGCCGGATACGATTCGGGTCAGCTTGGATGAGTCGTTTTTGGAGCAAGCGCGAGCAATTGTGGGGTTTGACAGCGTAATTTCGAAAGAATTGCCCATAATGTGGGGAGGATGA
- a CDS encoding NAD(P)-dependent malic enzyme, translated as MSNLREEALELHRKHQGKLEAVTKVPVRNARDLSLAYSPGVAEPCKDIFDDKSKVYEYTMKGNLVAVVSDGTAVLGLGNIGPEAAMPVMEGKAVLFKSFAGVDAFPICLNTTDVDKIVETVKLLEPTFGGVNLEDIAAPACFEVEERLKRETNIPVFHDDQHGTAIVTAAGLINALRVVDKKLEDIRVVANGAGAAGIAIIKLLVSMGVKDVIMCDTKGIVYEGRPFGMNPVKEEMAKITNRDKIQGDLAEAMKGADVFIGVSVAGAVTSEMVRSMNRDAIIFAMANPTPEIMPEEAKAAGAKVVGTGRSDFPNQVNNVLAFPGIFRGALDTRATNINEEMKLAAVYAIADLITPEELSADKVIPAPFDARVAPNVAAAVAKAAMESGVARITVDPEDVKQKTMNLAAISYQQV; from the coding sequence ATGTCTAATCTGAGAGAGGAAGCACTGGAACTTCACAGAAAACATCAAGGGAAATTGGAGGCTGTCACAAAAGTGCCGGTCCGCAATGCGCGCGACCTTAGCCTCGCTTATTCTCCAGGGGTTGCAGAGCCATGCAAAGATATTTTTGACGACAAGTCCAAAGTGTACGAATATACCATGAAGGGCAACCTCGTTGCAGTAGTCAGCGACGGTACTGCCGTTCTCGGTCTCGGAAACATCGGACCTGAAGCAGCGATGCCGGTTATGGAGGGAAAAGCCGTCCTGTTTAAATCCTTTGCTGGGGTGGATGCGTTCCCGATCTGCTTGAACACCACGGACGTAGACAAAATCGTAGAAACCGTAAAACTGCTGGAACCGACGTTCGGCGGGGTAAACCTGGAAGATATCGCTGCTCCAGCTTGCTTTGAAGTGGAAGAACGTCTGAAGCGCGAAACCAACATCCCTGTATTCCACGACGACCAGCACGGTACCGCGATCGTTACTGCCGCTGGCCTGATCAATGCGCTGCGCGTGGTTGACAAGAAGCTGGAAGACATCCGCGTGGTAGCAAACGGCGCAGGTGCAGCCGGTATCGCCATCATCAAGCTGTTGGTTTCCATGGGTGTCAAAGATGTCATCATGTGCGACACCAAAGGGATCGTTTATGAAGGTCGTCCGTTCGGGATGAACCCGGTGAAAGAAGAAATGGCGAAAATCACCAACCGCGATAAAATTCAAGGTGATCTGGCAGAAGCGATGAAAGGTGCAGACGTCTTCATCGGTGTATCCGTTGCAGGTGCCGTGACTTCTGAGATGGTTCGCTCCATGAACCGCGATGCGATCATCTTCGCAATGGCGAACCCGACACCGGAAATCATGCCGGAAGAGGCCAAAGCGGCAGGCGCGAAAGTAGTGGGTACCGGACGCTCCGACTTCCCGAACCAAGTAAACAACGTACTGGCTTTCCCAGGAATCTTCCGCGGTGCTCTGGACACTCGTGCTACCAACATCAACGAAGAAATGAAGCTGGCGGCTGTATACGCAATCGCAGATTTGATCACGCCAGAAGAGCTGTCTGCTGATAAAGTGATCCCGGCTCCATTTGATGCTCGCGTAGCGCCAAACGTAGCTGCAGCAGTAGCAAAAGCGGCAATGGAAAGTGGCGTTGCCCGCATCACGGTTGATCCAGAAGATGTGAAACAAAAAACCATGAACCTGGCTGCGATTTCCTACCAGCAAGTATAG
- a CDS encoding FadR/GntR family transcriptional regulator, producing MLDSSQDRKVYEGILLQLHEIVQERNLRPGDKLPSERELSEQLGAGRSSVREALRALELLGLIETRRGEGTFLKSYRHNRLIDILGFFILRDAKTKKDLIEMRRILELDAVRLACRRATDKHFEEMERILASAEERVERGEVPMEEDYQFHRVICRSSRNSILHRIWAPLVEYSNSVRIESLSREGRARLAVAEHREIMEAIRAGDATAAVEKMRHHLENSKL from the coding sequence GTGCTCGACTCATCCCAAGATCGAAAGGTATACGAAGGGATTCTCCTGCAGCTTCACGAGATCGTTCAAGAGAGAAACCTGCGTCCGGGCGACAAGCTTCCTTCTGAACGGGAACTGTCTGAACAGCTGGGCGCAGGCCGCTCCTCCGTCCGCGAAGCACTCAGGGCATTGGAGCTTCTCGGGCTGATCGAGACTCGCAGAGGGGAAGGCACATTCTTAAAGAGTTACCGGCATAATCGGCTGATCGATATTCTCGGATTTTTCATCCTGCGGGATGCCAAGACCAAGAAAGATCTGATCGAGATGCGCCGAATTCTGGAGCTGGATGCGGTCCGCCTCGCCTGCAGACGAGCGACCGACAAGCATTTTGAAGAGATGGAGCGCATTTTGGCGAGTGCCGAGGAACGGGTAGAGCGTGGAGAAGTGCCCATGGAAGAAGACTACCAGTTTCATCGGGTCATCTGCCGTTCCAGCCGCAATTCGATCCTGCATCGGATCTGGGCACCTCTGGTCGAATACAGCAACAGTGTTCGTATTGAATCCTTGTCACGCGAGGGCAGGGCAAGGCTGGCAGTAGCCGAGCATCGCGAAATCATGGAAGCGATTCGCGCAGGGGATGCGACAGCAGCCGTTGAGAAAATGAGGCATCATTTGGAGAACAGCAAGCTATGA
- a CDS encoding glutamate decarboxylase, protein MWTVIYIAPSARIAERIQQRLTDEGFLVKVREAKVSKQYEILVPEGELQEVQEVLATILH, encoded by the coding sequence GTGTGGACTGTCATCTACATCGCTCCTAGCGCTAGAATCGCAGAACGGATTCAGCAACGTTTGACAGATGAAGGATTCCTGGTAAAGGTTCGCGAGGCAAAAGTCTCGAAGCAATACGAGATTTTGGTGCCGGAGGGCGAGCTGCAAGAAGTCCAGGAAGTACTCGCCACGATCCTTCACTGA
- the accD gene encoding acetyl-CoA carboxylase, carboxyltransferase subunit beta, protein MLKDLFGKKRKFATVPSETLARVPASADPSKEVGTREKEVPEGLMNKCPHCGTIHYSKDLEKNLRVCKGCQYHYSMSAPERLASLLDEGVLTEEFDVNLTTANPLGFPGYLEKLEQDKANTNLNEAIMTGEGVLGGHRIVIGVMDSRFRMASMGSVVGEKITRAIEQAIARRLPFILFSASGGARMQEGVLSLMQMAKTSAALSKLDRERLLFVSVMTNPTYGGVSASFSSLGDYNIAEPGAMIGFAGRRVIEQTIRQELPKDFQTAEFLLKNGQLDMVVHRKDMRSTLAKLVEMHTSREGVEAWQENSLLKSH, encoded by the coding sequence ATGCTAAAAGATCTTTTTGGAAAGAAGCGCAAGTTTGCTACAGTCCCTTCGGAGACCCTCGCTCGTGTTCCGGCTTCCGCAGACCCTTCCAAAGAAGTGGGAACGAGAGAAAAGGAAGTACCCGAAGGTTTGATGAATAAATGTCCTCACTGCGGGACGATTCACTACTCCAAAGACTTGGAGAAAAATTTGCGCGTTTGCAAAGGCTGTCAGTATCATTACTCCATGTCAGCTCCGGAACGCTTGGCATCCTTACTGGATGAAGGGGTGCTGACAGAGGAATTTGACGTCAATTTGACTACAGCCAATCCGCTCGGCTTCCCGGGTTATCTGGAAAAGCTGGAGCAGGACAAGGCCAATACCAATCTGAATGAAGCGATCATGACCGGGGAAGGCGTACTTGGCGGCCATCGGATTGTGATCGGCGTGATGGATTCCCGTTTCCGTATGGCCAGCATGGGCTCGGTCGTAGGAGAGAAAATCACGCGTGCGATCGAACAAGCAATCGCTCGTCGCTTGCCATTCATCTTGTTCTCGGCATCCGGTGGAGCGCGCATGCAGGAAGGTGTGCTCAGTCTCATGCAGATGGCCAAGACGAGTGCAGCGTTGTCCAAGCTTGACCGTGAGCGTCTGTTGTTCGTATCCGTGATGACGAACCCTACGTATGGCGGCGTATCTGCGAGCTTCTCTTCATTGGGAGATTACAATATCGCAGAACCTGGAGCGATGATTGGTTTTGCCGGACGTCGTGTCATCGAGCAAACCATTCGCCAGGAGCTGCCAAAAGACTTCCAAACAGCGGAATTCTTGTTGAAGAACGGGCAGCTCGACATGGTTGTGCACCGCAAGGATATGCGCAGTACTCTCGCCAAGCTGGTAGAGATGCACACGTCGCGGGAAGGAGTGGAAGCATGGCAGGAGAACTCCCTTTTGAAAAGCCACTAG
- the accA gene encoding acetyl-CoA carboxylase carboxyl transferase subunit alpha has protein sequence MAGELPFEKPLVELQDKIKELRRFTEEKGIDFSDEIKRLEQKSKDLAQQIYGNLTPWQRVQLARHPERPTTLDYIQLLFTDFLEVHGDRLFGDDHSIVGGIAKLDGRPVTIVGHQKGKDTKDNIKRNFGMAHPEGYRKALRIMQQADKFGRPIICFINTSGAYPGKAAEERGQSEAIARNLREMATFRVPIICIVIGEGGSGGALAISVGNRIFMLENSYYSVIAPESAAAILWRDSSLGMRAAETMKITAPDLLELGVIDGIIGEPFGGAHRDLIQQASLVKQTIVEQLEQLAKMSPDELIQDRYEKFKQIGEYASL, from the coding sequence ATGGCAGGAGAACTCCCTTTTGAAAAGCCACTAGTTGAATTGCAAGACAAAATCAAGGAACTGCGTCGCTTCACGGAAGAGAAAGGCATTGATTTCTCGGATGAGATCAAGCGGCTGGAACAAAAGTCGAAAGACCTCGCACAGCAAATTTACGGGAATCTGACGCCGTGGCAGCGCGTACAACTGGCGCGCCATCCCGAACGTCCGACGACCTTGGACTACATACAGTTACTTTTTACTGATTTTCTGGAAGTGCATGGTGACCGTTTATTTGGTGACGACCATTCCATTGTGGGCGGTATTGCCAAGCTGGATGGACGTCCGGTTACGATCGTCGGTCATCAAAAAGGGAAAGATACCAAAGATAATATCAAGCGGAATTTCGGCATGGCGCATCCTGAAGGCTACCGCAAGGCATTGCGGATCATGCAGCAGGCGGATAAATTCGGGCGCCCGATCATCTGCTTTATCAATACGTCCGGGGCTTACCCCGGCAAGGCTGCGGAAGAGCGCGGCCAAAGTGAAGCAATCGCGCGCAACCTGCGTGAAATGGCTACATTCCGCGTGCCGATCATTTGCATCGTCATCGGTGAAGGCGGCAGCGGCGGCGCACTCGCAATCAGCGTGGGCAATCGAATCTTTATGCTGGAGAATTCGTATTACTCCGTGATCGCTCCGGAAAGTGCGGCAGCCATTTTGTGGAGAGACTCCAGTCTGGGCATGCGCGCAGCAGAGACGATGAAGATCACGGCACCTGACTTGCTCGAGCTGGGTGTCATTGACGGCATCATCGGCGAACCTTTTGGAGGAGCCCATCGCGACTTGATCCAGCAGGCGAGCCTGGTCAAACAGACGATCGTCGAACAACTGGAACAGTTGGCCAAAATGTCTCCGGATGAACTGATACAGGATCGATATGAAAAGTTCAAACAGATTGGCGAATACGCTTCCCTGTAA
- the pfkA gene encoding 6-phosphofructokinase, whose amino-acid sequence MQKLAVLTSGGDAPGMNAAVRAAVRRAAHHGVQMYGVYHGYEGLMSGDIQEMSLGSVGDIIQRGGTILYSARSEEFKTEAGQQRAVEQLRKFGIEGLIVIGGDGSFRGAQKLTEKGFPTIGVPGTIDNDIPCTDFTIGFDTALNTIVDAIDKIRDTATSHERTYIIEVMGRDAGDLALWAGLAAGAESIIIPEEEQEMEDILERLHAGQRRGKKHSIIIVAEGVGSAASYADAITKATGWETRVTVLGHIQRGGSPTAMDRMLASRMGAAAVDFLLEGKRDRMVGIQNNQIVDVDFKEALAQKHKLDLSVYQLARTLSI is encoded by the coding sequence ATGCAAAAGCTTGCGGTTCTGACCAGCGGTGGCGATGCGCCAGGAATGAACGCTGCGGTAAGGGCGGCTGTTCGGCGGGCTGCTCACCACGGGGTTCAAATGTACGGGGTGTACCACGGGTATGAAGGACTGATGAGTGGAGATATCCAGGAGATGTCGCTGGGATCAGTAGGAGATATTATCCAACGGGGCGGTACCATTCTGTATTCTGCACGGAGCGAAGAATTCAAGACAGAGGCTGGACAGCAGAGGGCCGTTGAACAGCTCCGCAAGTTCGGGATCGAAGGATTGATCGTCATCGGGGGAGATGGATCGTTCCGCGGCGCGCAAAAGCTGACGGAAAAGGGATTCCCAACGATCGGCGTGCCGGGTACAATCGACAATGACATTCCGTGCACCGACTTTACAATCGGTTTTGATACGGCATTGAACACCATTGTAGATGCGATCGATAAAATTCGGGATACCGCTACCTCCCACGAGCGCACGTACATTATTGAAGTAATGGGACGCGATGCCGGCGATCTGGCCTTGTGGGCAGGGCTTGCAGCAGGGGCAGAGTCGATCATCATTCCAGAAGAAGAACAAGAAATGGAAGATATCCTGGAACGTCTTCATGCCGGTCAGCGACGGGGGAAAAAGCACTCCATTATCATCGTTGCCGAAGGGGTGGGCAGTGCAGCTTCTTATGCAGATGCCATTACCAAAGCAACAGGCTGGGAGACTCGCGTGACCGTACTCGGCCACATTCAGCGCGGAGGCTCTCCGACCGCGATGGACCGCATGCTGGCGAGCCGCATGGGAGCAGCTGCCGTTGATTTTCTGCTGGAAGGCAAGCGGGATCGCATGGTCGGCATCCAGAACAACCAAATCGTCGATGTGGACTTTAAAGAAGCATTGGCGCAAAAACATAAGCTGGACTTATCTGTATATCAACTGGCACGTACACTGTCCATCTAG
- the pyk gene encoding pyruvate kinase, whose amino-acid sequence MLRKAKIVCTIGPASESVETLKKLIHAGMNVARLNFSHGSHEEHAARIVNIRKASEETGKPVAILLDTKGPEIRTGTLAVDAVELMEGNTIVLTTEEVAGTAERVSITYAELPEDVNPGDTILIDDGLIGLTVQEVKGNDIVCLIKNGGTLKSKKGVNVPGVKINLPGITEKDAQDIEFGIEQKVDFIAASFVRKASDILEIRSILERYDASIDIIAKIENQEGVDNVDEILVVTDGIMVARGDLGVEIPAEEVPLVQKKLIKKCNELAKPVITATQMLDSMQRNPRPTRAEASDVANAIFDGTDAIMLSGETAAGKYPVESVETMDRIAVRAEQELNYREILYTQAQLKQITITDAISQAVSNAALDLDAAAIITATESGHTARMVSKFRPKAPIVAVTPHSHVIRRLSLINGVYPVLGEMANTTDEMLDMSVQEALEAGFVRHGDLVVITAGVPVREVGTTNLMKIHVIGDVVAKGQGIGRKVVTGKVVIARSAEEALAKTEEGSILVTIGTDSDMIEAFKKAAAVITEEGGLTSHAAIVGLNVGVPVIVGVPLATEVLKDGQVVTVDSERGHIYSGHARVL is encoded by the coding sequence ATGTTGAGAAAAGCAAAAATCGTATGTACCATCGGACCGGCGAGCGAATCGGTCGAAACACTGAAAAAGCTGATTCATGCAGGGATGAATGTGGCCCGGCTCAATTTCTCCCATGGATCCCATGAGGAGCACGCAGCACGTATCGTAAACATCCGCAAGGCGTCAGAAGAAACAGGCAAGCCTGTAGCGATCCTGTTGGATACAAAAGGACCGGAAATCCGCACGGGGACTCTCGCAGTCGATGCAGTCGAGCTGATGGAGGGAAATACGATCGTACTTACGACCGAAGAGGTGGCCGGTACCGCCGAACGTGTCTCCATCACCTATGCGGAGCTGCCAGAGGACGTGAATCCGGGCGATACCATTTTGATCGATGACGGTCTGATCGGTCTGACCGTGCAAGAGGTAAAAGGAAACGACATCGTCTGCCTGATCAAAAACGGAGGGACCCTCAAGAGCAAAAAGGGTGTCAACGTTCCAGGAGTCAAAATCAACCTGCCAGGAATTACGGAAAAGGATGCGCAGGATATTGAATTTGGCATCGAGCAGAAGGTAGACTTCATCGCGGCTTCCTTCGTGCGCAAGGCATCCGATATTTTGGAGATTCGTTCGATCCTGGAGCGTTATGATGCAAGCATCGATATCATCGCCAAAATCGAGAACCAGGAAGGCGTCGATAACGTAGACGAAATTCTGGTTGTGACAGACGGCATCATGGTGGCACGCGGCGATTTGGGCGTCGAAATTCCGGCGGAGGAAGTTCCGCTTGTACAGAAAAAGCTGATCAAGAAATGTAATGAGCTGGCAAAGCCGGTGATTACCGCTACGCAAATGCTCGACTCCATGCAGCGCAATCCGCGTCCGACCCGTGCGGAAGCAAGCGACGTAGCCAACGCGATCTTTGACGGGACAGATGCGATCATGCTGTCCGGCGAGACGGCTGCCGGTAAGTATCCGGTAGAATCGGTGGAAACGATGGACCGAATCGCAGTGCGTGCTGAGCAGGAGCTCAACTATCGGGAGATCTTGTATACCCAAGCGCAGCTCAAGCAGATCACCATCACAGACGCGATCAGCCAGGCAGTGTCAAACGCAGCGCTCGATCTGGATGCAGCAGCCATCATTACGGCTACCGAGAGCGGCCATACAGCTCGGATGGTATCCAAATTCCGTCCCAAGGCACCTATCGTAGCCGTGACGCCGCATTCCCACGTCATCCGCCGCTTGTCGCTCATTAACGGCGTCTATCCGGTACTGGGTGAGATGGCAAACACGACGGATGAAATGCTGGACATGTCTGTTCAGGAAGCACTCGAAGCAGGCTTCGTGCGCCACGGAGACCTCGTGGTGATCACGGCCGGTGTACCTGTTCGCGAGGTGGGAACGACCAATCTGATGAAAATCCATGTGATCGGCGATGTCGTCGCAAAGGGGCAAGGTATTGGACGCAAGGTCGTAACGGGCAAAGTGGTGATCGCTCGCTCGGCCGAGGAGGCACTGGCGAAAACGGAAGAGGGCTCCATCCTGGTGACGATCGGCACCGATTCGGACATGATTGAGGCCTTCAAAAAGGCTGCTGCCGTGATCACGGAAGAGGGGGGACTGACCTCCCACGCTGCGATTGTCGGGCTGAATGTAGGCGTCCCTGTCATCGTAGGCGTTCCTTTGGCAACGGAAGTGCTGAAGGACGGACAAGTCGTGACAGTGGATTCCGAGCGCGGGCATATCTACTCAGGTCACGCTCGAGTTCTCTAG